In Thunnus thynnus chromosome 13, fThuThy2.1, whole genome shotgun sequence, the following proteins share a genomic window:
- the LOC137195771 gene encoding homeodomain-interacting protein kinase 2-like isoform X2 yields the protein MFGTREKSSQLSSETMSMNYHHYPSSPEWETTSSSTSYSSSSSSSQDILDVLSSPSSDYFVQCFLGEGCFGKVTKCLKTATMETVAVKMVKDCNFTDQAKNEVEILEQLRAFDSDKFNFVRYNDAFIDRESVCLEFEMLDISLLDYVEKRPSCSLLVKEIRPILQQVATALQLLRSLGVAHTDIKPDNIMMVDHINQPLRVKIIDLGLARRVSQTDWAMDIQPLNYRAPEIILGFPYTAAIDMWSLGCMAAELFLGDLLYPGNCEYDMLRHIIQTQGQLPQKLLNNGVKTRCFFRQKSDRQWRLKTPFEYGIVSWTQTYFTSLDDIKTVTPVCHLSDEDIMAEIDDRENFVDLLKQMLEFDVAKRITPSQLLEDPFITMRDITARYPDSLYLQSCSEMMDVCRHQSLSSDSSGSEVQSIQQPRPNPQASFSFTSQDQPNISLQVGSHHIWITSAIKPVGKRMRDSQSDDRCPDCISPDRKRIKMDMDLIQRHTDLPQKSKEAPSEATSREVKAKPQRKRKWDTFMASHSNNRSPDSVSPGRKRRKINPDDVQTQTELLQNSKEAPSEATSNEAKAKPQRKRTWDTFMASHGGNRSPHSASPERKRRKICRLQDSREAPPEAPSSEAITEPQRKWSWASFIASCGGQWKSKYHLTREEDEHG from the exons ATGTTTGGAACCAGAGAGAAATCGTCACAGCTATCGAGCGAAACCATG TCTATGAATTATCATCATTATCCTTCATCACCTGAATGGGAGACCAcctcctcttccacctcctattcctcctcctcttcctcctcccagGACATCCTAGACGTGctttcctccccctcctctgacTATTTCGTCCAGTGTTTTCTTGGGGAGGGCTGTTTTGGGAAAGTCACCAAGTGTCTGAAGACAGCCACCATGGAAACCGTGGCTGTGAAGATGGTCAAGGACTGCAACTTCACGGATCAGGCGAAGAATGAG GTGGAAATCCTTGAACAACTGAGGGCTTTCGACTCCGACAAATTCAACTTTGTCAGATACAACGACGCCTTTATCGACAGAGAAAGCGTTTGCCTGGAGTTCGAAATGCTGGACATAAGTCTGCTGGATTACGTGGAGAAGAGACCTTCCTGTTCTCTCCTCGTTAAGGAAATCCGCCCAATTCTGCAACAG GTGGCCACAGCCCTGCAACTCCTGAGGAGCCTAGGAGTTGCACATACTGATATCAAGCCCGACAACATCATGATGGTGGACCATATAAACCAGCCACTCAGGGTGAAGATAATCGACTTGGGCTTGGCTCGCCGTgtctcacagacagactgggccATGGACATTCAGCCACTAAATTACAG AGCCCCAGAGATCATCCTGGGCTTTCCCTACACAGCGGCCATCGACATGTGGTCTCTCGGCTGCATGGCTGCAGAGCTGTTCCTGGGCGATTTGCTGTACCCTGGTAACTGTGAATATGACATG TTAAGACATATTATACAGACTCAGGGTCAGCTACCACAGAAGCTTCTCAATAACGGAGTCAAAACCAGGTGCTTTTTCCGGCAGAAGAGTGACCGTCAGTGGAGATTAAAG ACGCCCTTTGAATATGGAATCGTCAGCTGGACCCAGACGTATTTCACCTCCCTGGATGATATTAAGACG GTTACCCCGGTATGTCATCTGTCAGACGAGGACATCATGGCTGAAATCGACGACCGGGAGAATTTCGTGGATTTGCTGAAGCAGATGCTGGAGTTTGACGTTGCTAAACGGATAACACCCAGCCAGCTTCTTGAGGACCCGTTCATCACCATGAGGGACATCACAGCGAGATACCCCGACAGCCTCTA TCTTCAATCATGCAGTGAAATGATGGACGTCTGTCGGCATCAGAGTCTGAGCTCTGATAGCTCAGGCTCTGAAGTTCAGTCCATCCAGCAGCCACGCCCGAACCCGCAGGCCTCCTTCAGCTTCACCAGCCAGGACCAGCCCAACATCTCCCTCCAGGTGGGATCACATCACATCTGGATCACATCTGCCATCAAACCTGTGGGGAAAAGAATGAGGGACTCACAGAGCGATGACAG ATGCCCGGACTGCATTTCCCCAGACAGAAAGAGGATTAAGATGGACATGGATCTCATCCAGAGACACACAG ATTTGCCTCAGAAGTCCAAAGAGGCTCCATCTGAGGCTACATCCAGGGAGGTCAAAGCTAAGCCTCAGAGAAAAAGGAAGTGGGACACTTTTATGGCttcacacagcaacaacag AAGTCCAGACAGTGTCTCaccagggaggaagaggaggaagattaaccctgatgatgtccaGACACAAACAG aGTTGCTTCAAAACTCCAAAGAGGCCCCATCTGAGGCTACGTCCAACGAGGCCAAAGCTAAGCCTCAGAGGAAAAGGACGTGGGACACCTTTATGGCCTCACACGGCGGCAACAG AAGTCCACACAGCGCCTccccagagagaaagaggaggaagatatGCCGGCTTCAGGACTCCAGAGAGGCTCCACCTGAAGCTCCGTCGAGTGAGGCCATAACGGAACCTCAGAGGAAATGGTCCTGGGCCTCTTTTATAGCCTCATGCGGCGGCCAATGG AAGTCCAAATACCACCTCaccagagaggaagatgaacaCGGATGA
- the LOC137195771 gene encoding homeodomain-interacting protein kinase 2-like isoform X1 produces the protein MFGTREKSSQLSSETMSMNYHHYPSSPEWETTSSSTSYSSSSSSSQDILDVLSSPSSDYFVQCFLGEGCFGKVTKCLKTATMETVAVKMVKDCNFTDQAKNEVEILEQLRAFDSDKFNFVRYNDAFIDRESVCLEFEMLDISLLDYVEKRPSCSLLVKEIRPILQQVATALQLLRSLGVAHTDIKPDNIMMVDHINQPLRVKIIDLGLARRVSQTDWAMDIQPLNYRAPEIILGFPYTAAIDMWSLGCMAAELFLGDLLYPGNCEYDMLRHIIQTQGQLPQKLLNNGVKTRCFFRQKSDRQWRLKTPFEYGIVSWTQTYFTSLDDIKTVTPVCHLSDEDIMAEIDDRENFVDLLKQMLEFDVAKRITPSQLLEDPFITMRDITARYPDSLYLQSCSEMMDVCRHQSLSSDSSGSEVQSIQQPRPNPQASFSFTSQDQPNISLQVGSHHIWITSAIKPVGKRMRDSQSDDRCPDCISPDRKRIKMDMDLIQRHTDLPQKSKEAPSEATSREVKAKPQRKRKWDTFMASHSNNRSPDSVSPGRKRRKINPDDVQTQTELLQNSKEAPSEATSNEAKAKPQRKRTWDTFMASHGGNSRSPHSASPERKRRKICRLQDSREAPPEAPSSEAITEPQRKWSWASFIASCGGQWKSKYHLTREEDEHG, from the exons ATGTTTGGAACCAGAGAGAAATCGTCACAGCTATCGAGCGAAACCATG TCTATGAATTATCATCATTATCCTTCATCACCTGAATGGGAGACCAcctcctcttccacctcctattcctcctcctcttcctcctcccagGACATCCTAGACGTGctttcctccccctcctctgacTATTTCGTCCAGTGTTTTCTTGGGGAGGGCTGTTTTGGGAAAGTCACCAAGTGTCTGAAGACAGCCACCATGGAAACCGTGGCTGTGAAGATGGTCAAGGACTGCAACTTCACGGATCAGGCGAAGAATGAG GTGGAAATCCTTGAACAACTGAGGGCTTTCGACTCCGACAAATTCAACTTTGTCAGATACAACGACGCCTTTATCGACAGAGAAAGCGTTTGCCTGGAGTTCGAAATGCTGGACATAAGTCTGCTGGATTACGTGGAGAAGAGACCTTCCTGTTCTCTCCTCGTTAAGGAAATCCGCCCAATTCTGCAACAG GTGGCCACAGCCCTGCAACTCCTGAGGAGCCTAGGAGTTGCACATACTGATATCAAGCCCGACAACATCATGATGGTGGACCATATAAACCAGCCACTCAGGGTGAAGATAATCGACTTGGGCTTGGCTCGCCGTgtctcacagacagactgggccATGGACATTCAGCCACTAAATTACAG AGCCCCAGAGATCATCCTGGGCTTTCCCTACACAGCGGCCATCGACATGTGGTCTCTCGGCTGCATGGCTGCAGAGCTGTTCCTGGGCGATTTGCTGTACCCTGGTAACTGTGAATATGACATG TTAAGACATATTATACAGACTCAGGGTCAGCTACCACAGAAGCTTCTCAATAACGGAGTCAAAACCAGGTGCTTTTTCCGGCAGAAGAGTGACCGTCAGTGGAGATTAAAG ACGCCCTTTGAATATGGAATCGTCAGCTGGACCCAGACGTATTTCACCTCCCTGGATGATATTAAGACG GTTACCCCGGTATGTCATCTGTCAGACGAGGACATCATGGCTGAAATCGACGACCGGGAGAATTTCGTGGATTTGCTGAAGCAGATGCTGGAGTTTGACGTTGCTAAACGGATAACACCCAGCCAGCTTCTTGAGGACCCGTTCATCACCATGAGGGACATCACAGCGAGATACCCCGACAGCCTCTA TCTTCAATCATGCAGTGAAATGATGGACGTCTGTCGGCATCAGAGTCTGAGCTCTGATAGCTCAGGCTCTGAAGTTCAGTCCATCCAGCAGCCACGCCCGAACCCGCAGGCCTCCTTCAGCTTCACCAGCCAGGACCAGCCCAACATCTCCCTCCAGGTGGGATCACATCACATCTGGATCACATCTGCCATCAAACCTGTGGGGAAAAGAATGAGGGACTCACAGAGCGATGACAG ATGCCCGGACTGCATTTCCCCAGACAGAAAGAGGATTAAGATGGACATGGATCTCATCCAGAGACACACAG ATTTGCCTCAGAAGTCCAAAGAGGCTCCATCTGAGGCTACATCCAGGGAGGTCAAAGCTAAGCCTCAGAGAAAAAGGAAGTGGGACACTTTTATGGCttcacacagcaacaacag AAGTCCAGACAGTGTCTCaccagggaggaagaggaggaagattaaccctgatgatgtccaGACACAAACAG aGTTGCTTCAAAACTCCAAAGAGGCCCCATCTGAGGCTACGTCCAACGAGGCCAAAGCTAAGCCTCAGAGGAAAAGGACGTGGGACACCTTTATGGCCTCACACGGCGGCAACAG CAGAAGTCCACACAGCGCCTccccagagagaaagaggaggaagatatGCCGGCTTCAGGACTCCAGAGAGGCTCCACCTGAAGCTCCGTCGAGTGAGGCCATAACGGAACCTCAGAGGAAATGGTCCTGGGCCTCTTTTATAGCCTCATGCGGCGGCCAATGG AAGTCCAAATACCACCTCaccagagaggaagatgaacaCGGATGA
- the LOC137195771 gene encoding homeodomain-interacting protein kinase 2-like isoform X3, whose protein sequence is MFGTREKSSQLSSETMSMNYHHYPSSPEWETTSSSTSYSSSSSSSQDILDVLSSPSSDYFVQCFLGEGCFGKVTKCLKTATMETVAVKMVKDCNFTDQAKNEVEILEQLRAFDSDKFNFVRYNDAFIDRESVCLEFEMLDISLLDYVEKRPSCSLLVKEIRPILQQVATALQLLRSLGVAHTDIKPDNIMMVDHINQPLRVKIIDLGLARRVSQTDWAMDIQPLNYRAPEIILGFPYTAAIDMWSLGCMAAELFLGDLLYPGNCEYDMLRHIIQTQGQLPQKLLNNGVKTRCFFRQKSDRQWRLKTPFEYGIVSWTQTYFTSLDDIKTVTPVCHLSDEDIMAEIDDRENFVDLLKQMLEFDVAKRITPSQLLEDPFITMRDITARYPDSLYLQSCSEMMDVCRHQSLSSDSSGSEVQSIQQPRPNPQASFSFTSQDQPNISLQVGSHHIWITSAIKPVGKRMRDSQSDDRCPDCISPDRKRIKMDMDLIQRHTDLPQKSKEAPSEATSREVKAKPQRKRKWDTFMASHSNNRSPDSVSPGRKRRKINPDDVQTQTELLQNSKEAPSEATSNEAKAKPQRKRTWDTFMASHGGNR, encoded by the exons ATGTTTGGAACCAGAGAGAAATCGTCACAGCTATCGAGCGAAACCATG TCTATGAATTATCATCATTATCCTTCATCACCTGAATGGGAGACCAcctcctcttccacctcctattcctcctcctcttcctcctcccagGACATCCTAGACGTGctttcctccccctcctctgacTATTTCGTCCAGTGTTTTCTTGGGGAGGGCTGTTTTGGGAAAGTCACCAAGTGTCTGAAGACAGCCACCATGGAAACCGTGGCTGTGAAGATGGTCAAGGACTGCAACTTCACGGATCAGGCGAAGAATGAG GTGGAAATCCTTGAACAACTGAGGGCTTTCGACTCCGACAAATTCAACTTTGTCAGATACAACGACGCCTTTATCGACAGAGAAAGCGTTTGCCTGGAGTTCGAAATGCTGGACATAAGTCTGCTGGATTACGTGGAGAAGAGACCTTCCTGTTCTCTCCTCGTTAAGGAAATCCGCCCAATTCTGCAACAG GTGGCCACAGCCCTGCAACTCCTGAGGAGCCTAGGAGTTGCACATACTGATATCAAGCCCGACAACATCATGATGGTGGACCATATAAACCAGCCACTCAGGGTGAAGATAATCGACTTGGGCTTGGCTCGCCGTgtctcacagacagactgggccATGGACATTCAGCCACTAAATTACAG AGCCCCAGAGATCATCCTGGGCTTTCCCTACACAGCGGCCATCGACATGTGGTCTCTCGGCTGCATGGCTGCAGAGCTGTTCCTGGGCGATTTGCTGTACCCTGGTAACTGTGAATATGACATG TTAAGACATATTATACAGACTCAGGGTCAGCTACCACAGAAGCTTCTCAATAACGGAGTCAAAACCAGGTGCTTTTTCCGGCAGAAGAGTGACCGTCAGTGGAGATTAAAG ACGCCCTTTGAATATGGAATCGTCAGCTGGACCCAGACGTATTTCACCTCCCTGGATGATATTAAGACG GTTACCCCGGTATGTCATCTGTCAGACGAGGACATCATGGCTGAAATCGACGACCGGGAGAATTTCGTGGATTTGCTGAAGCAGATGCTGGAGTTTGACGTTGCTAAACGGATAACACCCAGCCAGCTTCTTGAGGACCCGTTCATCACCATGAGGGACATCACAGCGAGATACCCCGACAGCCTCTA TCTTCAATCATGCAGTGAAATGATGGACGTCTGTCGGCATCAGAGTCTGAGCTCTGATAGCTCAGGCTCTGAAGTTCAGTCCATCCAGCAGCCACGCCCGAACCCGCAGGCCTCCTTCAGCTTCACCAGCCAGGACCAGCCCAACATCTCCCTCCAGGTGGGATCACATCACATCTGGATCACATCTGCCATCAAACCTGTGGGGAAAAGAATGAGGGACTCACAGAGCGATGACAG ATGCCCGGACTGCATTTCCCCAGACAGAAAGAGGATTAAGATGGACATGGATCTCATCCAGAGACACACAG ATTTGCCTCAGAAGTCCAAAGAGGCTCCATCTGAGGCTACATCCAGGGAGGTCAAAGCTAAGCCTCAGAGAAAAAGGAAGTGGGACACTTTTATGGCttcacacagcaacaacag AAGTCCAGACAGTGTCTCaccagggaggaagaggaggaagattaaccctgatgatgtccaGACACAAACAG aGTTGCTTCAAAACTCCAAAGAGGCCCCATCTGAGGCTACGTCCAACGAGGCCAAAGCTAAGCCTCAGAGGAAAAGGACGTGGGACACCTTTATGGCCTCACACGGCGGCAACAGGTAG